A region from the Planctomycetota bacterium genome encodes:
- a CDS encoding FliM/FliN family flagellar motor switch protein has translation MYPVAAPQPTAPAAGTVGANVAAAPAAIDYSDLNQVPPYTKNLLRIRLPVQVTLASKRQPISRILDLGPGVIIQFSKSCEEMLALEVAGQPIAEGEPVKVGDKFGLRITSVTVPKEHFKAIGKKRTE, from the coding sequence ATGTATCCGGTGGCTGCGCCCCAGCCTACAGCCCCGGCTGCCGGCACGGTGGGGGCCAACGTGGCAGCCGCGCCCGCCGCAATCGACTACAGCGATCTGAACCAGGTGCCGCCGTACACTAAGAATCTGCTTCGCATCCGCTTGCCGGTGCAAGTGACCCTGGCGTCGAAGCGGCAGCCGATCAGCCGGATTCTCGACCTTGGCCCCGGCGTGATCATTCAGTTCAGCAAGTCGTGCGAAGAAATGCTGGCGCTCGAAGTAGCCGGCCAGCCGATCGCCGAAGGGGAACCGGTCAAAGTCGGCGACAAGTTCGGCCTCCGCATCACCAGCGTCACAGTGCCGAAAGAGCACTTCAAGGCGATTGGGAAGAAGAGGACGGAGTAG
- a CDS encoding ABC transporter ATP-binding protein: MPLVELSHVTRRYGSTLALNDVSFTLEPGIIGLVGNNGAGKSTLLKVLLGLIPPDAGTIRVLDADPSRQSLELRGQVGYMSEAHATVPLLRGAEFVTLSGDLYGMPHGDARRRAHEVLNYVGLGELRYRRLEEYSTGNLQRLKLAAALVHDPRLLLLDEPTNGLDPAGRAAMLELLTDLIRETGKSVILCTHLLSDVERLCDQIVVLHRGQAIHAGPMRSLGHATQHRYVLGWRGDCQGLVAGLQEAGAEVTVIADRTARHGNAETPGGVTELVTANRLTAAVPADWHTARFFQIAQARGAVIDYLSAEAETLEQLFLRVTGTADGPVSVT; encoded by the coding sequence ATGCCGCTGGTTGAACTCTCGCATGTCACGCGCCGTTACGGCAGCACCCTGGCCCTGAACGACGTCTCGTTCACGCTCGAGCCAGGCATCATCGGACTGGTGGGTAATAACGGCGCCGGCAAGAGCACCCTGCTCAAGGTGCTGCTTGGGTTGATCCCGCCCGACGCGGGCACGATCCGGGTTCTCGACGCCGATCCCTCGCGCCAATCGCTCGAGCTGCGCGGCCAGGTCGGCTATATGAGCGAAGCCCACGCCACGGTTCCGCTGTTGCGCGGGGCTGAGTTCGTCACCTTGTCGGGCGATCTGTACGGCATGCCCCACGGCGACGCTCGGCGGCGGGCCCACGAGGTGCTCAACTACGTCGGCCTGGGCGAACTGCGCTACCGGCGGCTGGAAGAGTATTCGACCGGCAACTTGCAGCGGCTCAAACTGGCGGCGGCGCTGGTCCACGATCCGCGCTTGTTGCTCTTGGACGAGCCGACCAACGGGCTCGACCCGGCGGGCCGGGCCGCCATGCTCGAATTGCTGACCGATCTGATTCGCGAGACCGGCAAGAGCGTGATCCTGTGTACGCACTTGCTCAGCGACGTCGAACGCCTGTGCGACCAGATCGTCGTATTGCACCGGGGCCAGGCGATTCATGCCGGGCCCATGCGCTCGTTGGGGCACGCCACGCAACATCGCTACGTGCTTGGCTGGCGCGGCGACTGCCAAGGGCTCGTCGCTGGGCTGCAAGAGGCGGGGGCCGAAGTCACGGTGATTGCCGATCGTACGGCGCGCCATGGGAACGCGGAAACGCCCGGCGGCGTGACCGAACTCGTCACGGCCAATCGATTGACCGCCGCAGTGCCGGCCGACTGGCACACGGCCCGATTTTTTCAAATCGCCCAGGCGCGCGGCGCGGTGATCGATTACCTGAGCGCCGAGGCCGAGACGCTGGAGCAGTTGTTCCTCCGCGTGACCGGCACCGCCGACGGGCCAGTGTCAGTCACATAG
- the nadA gene encoding quinolinate synthase NadA, protein MSITLPITSSPEHELAPYKSLDNATLAERIQAVRRRLGKRLLVLGHHYQQDEVIAHADLRGDSYQLSQMAAASTECRAIAFCGVHFMAETADVLANRPERLAQRGGERVTVVLPDMAAGCSMADMAMIDQVESCWAELGEVIDASEITPVTYINSAASLKAFCGRHGGIVCTSSNATAVLKWAFARRKRVLFFPDQHLGRNTSLAMGIPISEMPVWNPHADSLGGNSAEAIAQSRVLLWQGHCSVHAMFRPEHVDQFRARVPGIKILVHPECTREVVAKADVFGSTGKIIREVETAPPGTKWAIGTELHLVNRLKQEHPEQEIHFLSPVVCMCATMYRIDLAHLCWALENLAAGTPVNIIRVDDDTAHWALTALERMLEVK, encoded by the coding sequence ATGAGCATTACCCTGCCGATCACCTCGAGCCCTGAGCACGAGTTGGCCCCCTACAAATCGCTCGACAACGCCACCCTGGCCGAACGCATTCAGGCCGTTCGGCGGCGCCTGGGCAAGCGGCTGCTGGTTCTGGGGCACCATTACCAGCAGGACGAGGTGATTGCGCACGCGGACCTGCGCGGCGATAGCTATCAGCTCAGCCAGATGGCCGCTGCCAGCACCGAGTGCCGTGCCATCGCGTTTTGTGGCGTCCACTTCATGGCCGAGACGGCTGACGTTCTGGCCAACCGCCCCGAGCGCCTGGCCCAGCGCGGCGGCGAGCGGGTGACCGTCGTGCTGCCCGACATGGCGGCCGGCTGCTCGATGGCCGACATGGCCATGATCGACCAGGTGGAAAGCTGCTGGGCCGAGCTGGGCGAAGTGATCGACGCCAGCGAAATCACCCCGGTCACGTATATCAACTCGGCTGCCAGCCTGAAAGCCTTTTGCGGTCGGCACGGCGGCATTGTCTGCACGTCGAGCAATGCCACGGCGGTGCTCAAGTGGGCATTCGCGCGCCGCAAACGGGTGTTGTTCTTCCCGGACCAGCACCTGGGGCGGAACACGTCGCTGGCGATGGGTATTCCAATCAGCGAGATGCCGGTCTGGAATCCACATGCCGACAGCCTGGGGGGCAACTCGGCCGAAGCGATCGCGCAAAGCCGGGTGCTGCTGTGGCAAGGGCATTGCAGCGTCCACGCGATGTTCCGTCCGGAACATGTCGACCAGTTCCGGGCCCGGGTGCCGGGGATCAAGATTCTGGTCCATCCCGAGTGTACGCGCGAGGTGGTGGCCAAGGCCGACGTATTCGGCTCGACGGGCAAGATCATCCGCGAGGTCGAAACGGCCCCGCCGGGGACCAAGTGGGCGATCGGCACGGAACTGCACCTGGTGAACCGGCTTAAGCAGGAACACCCCGAGCAGGAAATTCACTTTTTGTCGCCGGTGGTCTGTATGTGCGCCACGATGTACCGGATTGATCTGGCCCATTTGTGCTGGGCGCTAGAGAATCTGGCGGCCGGTACGCCGGTGAACATCATCCGGGTCGACGACGACACCGCCCATTGGGCGCTGACGGCCCTGGAACGAATGCTGGAAGTAAAATAG
- a CDS encoding penicillin acylase family protein yields the protein MKPLTLKFARRRVTAARDEAGVPHITADSFQSALYGLGYLHAFDRPTQMLFARTIAQGRGAELIADSPELVETDTFFRRAGLYLNLEQEVRRLDDLAFAQMTAYCEGVNDGMKQAGRSLPMWATGFQPSPWDQQAILLVGNLLNYNGLVVSQQQNERLLAELIQVGVRRDLLTEMFAPVLDHADFDMLRQIRLGSRLSNSSLELITDLPRLIGSNAWAVAPSRSASGHALLASDPHLEVNRLPAIWYEAVLRWGDEYLMGATLPGCPLFAVGRNPELAWGVTYFKADTSDYFVEDCRRQDGIWQYRRGSEWRDFTVRREIIARKEGPPVEVDVFESPQGTLEVDLRHEQPGLYLSTAWTGASEGVGESMATWLRLTECRKVHDAMMAVRTCPQPSLMWVFADGEGHIGRQANGWVPRRPKHVIGVLPIAAWDEANHWQGWLPVEYLPSDYDPPAGFVATANENPCPGDFALVTQALTDYRKRRIDERLKELPQATLADMQALQYDVLSVQARDLMAVFLPHLPEGEARNRLAAWDYQYDPESLEATLFARLYRNVLVEVFGQDTERTGGLGWRRMVYLISRVGFSMMVVTNIDRMLKQERSLWWEGRDKGELIHRAAEALEVEPDQAWGVTNAFRITNRYFESQFVGRALGFHTSDLPMRGCHATPFQGHLLRAGRRETTFAPSYHFVTDLGADEAFTNLPGGPSESWLSRWYKSDLSRWLAGEYKRLGGHAEGD from the coding sequence ATGAAGCCGCTCACCCTCAAGTTCGCGCGACGGCGAGTCACCGCGGCTCGTGACGAGGCGGGCGTCCCGCACATCACCGCCGACTCGTTTCAGTCGGCGCTGTACGGCCTGGGCTATCTGCACGCCTTTGACCGGCCGACCCAGATGCTCTTCGCCCGCACCATCGCCCAAGGGCGCGGCGCCGAGTTGATCGCCGACTCGCCCGAACTGGTCGAGACCGATACCTTCTTTCGCCGCGCCGGGTTGTACCTGAACCTGGAGCAAGAAGTCCGCCGGCTCGACGACCTGGCCTTTGCCCAGATGACCGCTTACTGCGAAGGGGTAAACGACGGCATGAAGCAGGCCGGTCGCTCGCTGCCGATGTGGGCCACGGGGTTCCAGCCCAGCCCCTGGGACCAGCAAGCGATTCTGCTGGTCGGCAACTTGCTGAACTACAACGGTCTGGTCGTCAGCCAGCAACAGAACGAGCGCTTGTTGGCCGAGCTGATTCAAGTCGGCGTGCGGCGCGATTTGCTGACCGAGATGTTCGCGCCGGTGTTGGACCACGCCGACTTCGACATGCTGCGGCAGATTCGCTTGGGAAGCCGGCTGTCAAACTCGTCGCTCGAACTGATTACCGACTTGCCGCGCCTGATTGGCAGCAACGCCTGGGCCGTGGCGCCGTCGCGCAGCGCGTCGGGACACGCGCTGTTGGCGTCGGACCCGCACTTGGAAGTCAACCGTCTGCCAGCCATCTGGTACGAAGCGGTCCTGCGCTGGGGCGATGAATACCTGATGGGGGCCACGCTGCCCGGTTGCCCGTTATTTGCGGTGGGGCGCAATCCCGAGTTGGCCTGGGGCGTCACGTACTTCAAGGCCGACACCTCCGACTATTTTGTCGAGGATTGCCGCCGTCAGGATGGCATTTGGCAATACCGGCGCGGCAGCGAGTGGCGCGACTTCACCGTCCGGCGCGAAATCATTGCCCGCAAGGAAGGCCCACCGGTCGAAGTCGACGTCTTCGAAAGCCCGCAGGGGACGCTCGAAGTCGATCTGCGCCATGAACAGCCGGGGTTGTACCTGAGCACGGCTTGGACCGGCGCCTCGGAAGGGGTGGGCGAGTCAATGGCCACCTGGCTGCGGTTGACCGAGTGCCGCAAAGTCCATGACGCGATGATGGCGGTTCGCACCTGCCCGCAACCAAGCCTGATGTGGGTCTTTGCCGACGGCGAGGGGCACATCGGCCGGCAAGCCAACGGCTGGGTTCCGCGCCGGCCGAAGCACGTGATTGGCGTGCTGCCGATTGCCGCTTGGGACGAAGCGAACCATTGGCAGGGCTGGCTGCCGGTCGAATATTTGCCCAGCGATTATGACCCGCCCGCCGGGTTCGTGGCCACGGCCAACGAGAACCCTTGCCCCGGCGACTTTGCGCTGGTCACCCAGGCGTTGACCGATTACCGCAAGCGGCGGATCGACGAGCGGCTGAAGGAGCTGCCCCAAGCGACGTTGGCCGATATGCAAGCGCTGCAATACGACGTGCTCAGCGTCCAGGCCCGCGATCTGATGGCGGTCTTCCTGCCCCACTTGCCCGAGGGGGAAGCTCGCAATCGATTGGCCGCCTGGGACTATCAATATGACCCGGAAAGTCTCGAAGCGACCCTGTTCGCGCGACTGTACCGCAACGTGCTGGTGGAGGTCTTTGGGCAAGACACCGAGCGCACCGGCGGGCTGGGTTGGCGGCGGATGGTCTATCTGATCAGTCGCGTTGGCTTTTCGATGATGGTGGTGACGAACATTGACCGGATGCTCAAGCAGGAGCGTTCCCTCTGGTGGGAAGGTCGCGACAAAGGCGAGCTGATTCACCGCGCGGCCGAGGCGCTTGAGGTGGAGCCGGACCAGGCCTGGGGCGTGACCAACGCCTTCCGCATCACGAATCGTTACTTTGAAAGCCAGTTCGTGGGGCGCGCGCTCGGCTTTCACACCAGCGATCTGCCCATGCGCGGCTGTCACGCCACGCCGTTCCAGGGGCACTTGCTCAGGGCCGGCCGGCGCGAGACGACGTTCGCGCCGTCGTATCACTTTGTCACCGACCTGGGGGCCGACGAGGCGTTCACCAACCTGCCCGGCGGGCCGAGCGAAAGCTGGCTCTCGCGCTGGTACAAGAGTGATCTGTCGCGCTGGTTGGCAGGGGAGTATAAGCGGCTGGGGGGTCACGCTGAGGGTGATTGA
- a CDS encoding Hsp70 family protein, with the protein MASETSETPSASRYVVGIDLGTTNSALAYVDTQSSSTDVRDFPIAQLVAPGTVETRDTLPSFHYEPATGELPPHALKLPWGEPEAGYAVGIWAREHGGEVPSRLVQSAKSWLCHSGVDRLAELLPWHAAPDATRLSPVEASARYLAHLRGAWNQAHADAPLEQQDVVLTLPASFDEVARELTVKAAARAGLPRVVLIEEPQAAFYAWLATQGDQWQPVVEAGQKILICDIGGGTSDFTLLRVRRQSDGKLQFHRVAVGEHLLLGGDNLDLALAHHIERRLGGDGKLEPRAWGMLVQASRRAKETLLSAGAPETLTVNIRSGGSRLIGGSRQVELTCDEVEQLIFEGFLPQVELNAQPVARRSGFQEFGLPYAPDAAMTRYLAAFLSAHRHAGDGPGATATDVDPARPAIVLFNGGFFASPALQRRLLDVLGSWFNRPGQPHWEPAVLENRRLDLAVARGAAYYGLVRRGVGVRIAAGLARSYYIGLADAAGRQSAMCVAPAGVEEGQTVELAAQRFRLVTGAPVEFPLFVSSTRLTDSPGVLCEIDPLQMTPLPPIRTVLQADKSRGAAAGAIEVTLESQLTEIGTLELWCREVDGPRRWRLQFDVRAATQTDRTGHTGAGEQQGLVEQSAIDTCHAIVARTFGGEASTTGETIPPESVVKRLAEALDMSRADWPPSLLRALWSLVFDGEAGRRRGAQHESRWLHLLGFALRPGYGMALDDWRVGRTYKLLQQKLAFPSAQGRAEWWILWRRLAGGLLAGQQRALAEPVVAELRAAVRARQRGRSIDYRPAPHEGAECWRALGSFELLDAGWKEELGEIALQLAKHEKQPVLRQAQVWALGRLGARQPVYGPLNCTLAPDVVERWIGALVDLRSPPDSLPLALMQLARKTDDRYRDVSPSARDRAANALTELNAPAHFIELVRHGGQLAEAEQGLVFGEALPHGLQLVGG; encoded by the coding sequence GTGGCCAGCGAAACTTCCGAGACCCCCTCTGCCAGCCGATACGTCGTCGGCATCGACCTGGGCACGACCAACAGCGCGCTGGCCTACGTCGACACACAGTCGTCGTCGACGGACGTGCGCGATTTTCCGATCGCGCAGCTAGTCGCGCCCGGCACCGTCGAAACCCGGGACACGCTCCCCTCGTTTCATTATGAACCGGCGACGGGCGAGTTGCCGCCGCACGCCCTCAAGCTTCCTTGGGGTGAGCCCGAGGCCGGCTACGCGGTCGGCATTTGGGCTCGCGAGCACGGGGGCGAAGTCCCCAGCCGGCTCGTCCAGTCGGCCAAATCGTGGCTCTGTCACTCGGGGGTCGATCGGCTGGCCGAGCTATTGCCCTGGCACGCCGCCCCCGATGCCACGCGACTGTCGCCGGTCGAGGCGAGCGCCCGATACTTGGCTCACTTGCGCGGTGCCTGGAACCAGGCCCATGCGGACGCGCCGCTGGAACAACAAGACGTTGTTCTGACCTTGCCGGCGTCGTTCGACGAAGTGGCTCGCGAACTGACCGTCAAGGCGGCGGCCCGAGCGGGCTTGCCGCGCGTGGTGCTGATCGAAGAGCCGCAGGCCGCGTTCTACGCCTGGCTGGCCACCCAAGGAGACCAGTGGCAGCCGGTCGTCGAAGCGGGGCAGAAGATTCTGATCTGTGATATCGGCGGCGGCACGAGCGACTTTACCCTTCTACGGGTACGACGCCAGTCGGACGGCAAGCTGCAATTTCACCGCGTGGCCGTCGGCGAGCATTTACTGTTGGGCGGCGACAACCTCGACTTGGCGCTTGCCCATCACATCGAGCGCCGGCTTGGTGGCGATGGCAAGCTGGAACCGCGAGCGTGGGGCATGCTGGTGCAAGCCTCGCGCCGGGCCAAGGAAACGCTCCTGTCGGCCGGGGCGCCCGAGACGCTGACCGTCAACATTCGCAGCGGCGGCTCGCGGCTGATCGGCGGCTCGCGACAAGTCGAGCTCACCTGCGACGAGGTCGAGCAACTGATCTTCGAGGGCTTCTTGCCTCAGGTCGAGTTGAATGCCCAGCCGGTCGCGCGCCGCTCGGGCTTTCAAGAGTTCGGGTTGCCCTACGCGCCCGATGCCGCCATGACTCGATACTTGGCGGCCTTCTTGAGCGCCCATCGCCACGCCGGCGATGGGCCGGGCGCAACGGCCACCGACGTCGATCCCGCGCGCCCGGCGATCGTGCTGTTCAATGGCGGGTTCTTCGCCTCGCCGGCGTTACAGCGGCGGTTGCTCGATGTGCTAGGCAGTTGGTTCAACAGGCCCGGGCAGCCACACTGGGAACCGGCGGTCCTCGAAAACCGGCGGCTCGATCTGGCGGTGGCGCGCGGGGCCGCTTACTACGGGCTGGTCCGTCGCGGCGTCGGCGTGCGAATTGCCGCCGGCCTGGCGCGCAGCTACTACATCGGGCTGGCCGACGCCGCGGGGCGCCAGTCGGCCATGTGCGTCGCCCCCGCCGGCGTCGAGGAAGGACAAACAGTCGAACTGGCCGCGCAGCGCTTCCGGCTGGTCACTGGCGCGCCGGTCGAGTTCCCCCTGTTCGTATCGAGCACACGGCTCACCGATTCTCCTGGTGTGTTGTGCGAGATCGATCCCTTGCAAATGACTCCCTTGCCACCGATTCGTACGGTATTGCAGGCGGACAAGTCGCGTGGCGCGGCGGCCGGCGCGATCGAAGTCACTTTGGAATCGCAACTGACCGAGATCGGCACGCTCGAGCTTTGGTGTCGCGAGGTCGACGGTCCGCGGCGGTGGCGACTGCAATTCGACGTCCGCGCGGCCACGCAAACCGATCGTACCGGACACACCGGCGCGGGCGAGCAACAAGGACTGGTCGAACAATCGGCCATCGACACGTGCCACGCGATCGTCGCGCGCACCTTCGGCGGCGAGGCAAGCACGACCGGCGAGACGATTCCGCCCGAAAGCGTGGTGAAGCGCCTGGCCGAGGCACTCGACATGTCGCGGGCCGACTGGCCGCCGTCGCTGTTGCGCGCGCTGTGGAGCCTGGTGTTCGACGGCGAAGCCGGTCGACGCCGCGGCGCGCAGCACGAATCGCGCTGGCTGCACTTGCTGGGCTTCGCACTGCGGCCGGGCTATGGCATGGCCCTGGACGATTGGCGCGTCGGGCGGACGTACAAGTTGCTGCAACAGAAGCTCGCGTTCCCCAGCGCGCAAGGACGGGCCGAGTGGTGGATCCTCTGGCGCCGCCTGGCCGGCGGTCTGCTGGCCGGGCAACAGCGCGCCTTGGCCGAACCGGTGGTGGCCGAGTTGCGCGCCGCGGTTCGAGCGCGACAGCGCGGCCGGTCGATCGATTATCGCCCCGCGCCGCACGAAGGGGCCGAATGTTGGCGGGCGCTCGGCAGCTTTGAACTGCTGGACGCCGGCTGGAAGGAAGAACTCGGCGAGATCGCACTGCAACTGGCCAAGCATGAAAAGCAACCGGTGCTGCGCCAAGCGCAGGTCTGGGCCCTCGGCCGGCTGGGGGCGCGGCAACCGGTCTATGGCCCGCTGAATTGCACCCTTGCGCCCGACGTGGTCGAGCGATGGATCGGGGCGCTCGTTGACCTGCGCAGCCCGCCTGACTCGCTACCGCTGGCGTTGATGCAACTGGCCCGCAAGACCGATGACCGCTATCGCGACGTGTCGCCCAGCGCTCGAGACCGAGCGGCTAATGCACTGACCGAACTGAACGCGCCGGCCCACTTCATCGAGCTCGTGCGGCACGGCGGCCAATTGGCCGAAGCGGAACAAGGGCTGGTGTTCGGCGAAGCGCTTCCTCACGGGTTGCAGTTGGTAGGCGGGTGA
- a CDS encoding response regulator, with protein MARPTAAPAAAKSPRKSRILIADDNPTNVELLEVFLADVECEIGIAVDGRDTLDKVASFQPDLILLDIMMPKLSGFEVCKKLKDDPKTRKIMILMVTALNEIGDIERAVNAGTDDFLSKPVNKLELTKRVQNMLRLHHVSDEVERLRRYIEGMEDESGPPK; from the coding sequence ATGGCCCGACCGACCGCCGCTCCTGCCGCCGCCAAGTCGCCGCGCAAAAGCCGGATATTGATCGCGGACGACAATCCGACCAATGTCGAACTGCTGGAAGTCTTCCTGGCCGACGTCGAATGCGAAATCGGCATCGCCGTCGACGGCCGCGATACGCTCGACAAGGTCGCTTCGTTTCAGCCCGACCTGATCTTGCTGGACATCATGATGCCCAAGCTGTCAGGCTTCGAGGTCTGTAAGAAGCTCAAGGATGATCCCAAGACGCGGAAGATTATGATCTTGATGGTCACGGCGTTGAACGAGATCGGCGACATCGAGCGGGCCGTCAACGCCGGAACCGACGACTTTCTGAGCAAGCCGGTCAACAAGCTCGAACTGACCAAGCGGGTGCAGAACATGCTCCGCCTGCATCACGTGTCTGACGAGGTGGAACGCCTGCGCCGGTACATCGAAGGGATGGAAGACGAGTCGGGCCCGCCGAAATAG
- a CDS encoding nicotinate-nucleotide adenylyltransferase has protein sequence MRLGIYGGSFDPVHYGHLLLAESCREALGLEQLWFVPAAVSPHKTHCAATPAEARYEMLQLALSGHASFRASRLEIDRGGVSYTVDTLREVRAAQADVELYVLAGADTWRDLPTWREPQEICRLASLVAVGRPGSDGIAANTLAAALSLSASEVRLLNVTMPQIELSSTDLRERVAAGRSICYRTPRAVEQYIATHGLYRAGD, from the coding sequence ATGCGACTAGGAATCTACGGCGGGTCGTTCGATCCGGTTCACTACGGGCATCTGCTCTTGGCCGAAAGCTGCCGCGAGGCGCTCGGGCTCGAGCAGCTCTGGTTCGTGCCAGCCGCTGTCTCGCCGCACAAAACCCATTGCGCCGCCACGCCGGCCGAAGCGCGGTACGAAATGCTGCAACTCGCGCTCTCCGGACACGCCTCGTTTCGCGCCAGCCGGCTGGAGATCGATCGCGGCGGCGTCAGCTATACGGTCGATACCCTGCGCGAGGTCCGCGCGGCGCAAGCGGACGTCGAGTTATACGTGCTGGCCGGGGCCGACACCTGGCGCGACTTGCCGACCTGGCGCGAGCCGCAGGAGATTTGCCGACTGGCGTCGCTGGTGGCCGTGGGTCGGCCAGGGAGCGACGGCATCGCGGCTAACACTTTGGCCGCGGCGCTAAGCTTGTCGGCCAGCGAGGTCCGGCTGCTCAACGTCACCATGCCCCAGATCGAACTCAGCAGCACCGACCTGCGCGAGCGCGTGGCCGCCGGCCGGAGCATTTGCTACCGCACCCCGCGCGCGGTCGAGCAGTACATCGCAACCCACGGGCTGTACCGGGCGGGGGATTAG
- a CDS encoding PilZ domain-containing protein, whose amino-acid sequence MTATTVPDAQLFSMVYELTHQAKGDERRNRLRQSYPTVQLIAPYRQGVLPKREDFRPVQCQDLSTGGFSFYLAELPDFDRLVVALATSSQSIHLTAAVAHSRPAESNEGPLFLIGCRFLGRVMA is encoded by the coding sequence ATGACCGCAACCACGGTGCCCGACGCGCAGTTGTTTTCGATGGTCTACGAGCTGACGCACCAAGCCAAGGGTGACGAGCGTCGCAACCGGCTGCGCCAGAGCTATCCGACGGTGCAGCTGATCGCGCCGTATCGTCAGGGGGTGCTCCCCAAGCGCGAAGACTTCCGACCGGTACAGTGCCAGGATTTGTCGACCGGCGGGTTCTCGTTCTATCTCGCCGAATTGCCCGACTTCGACCGGCTGGTCGTGGCCCTGGCCACCAGCTCGCAGTCGATCCATCTGACGGCCGCCGTCGCTCACAGCCGGCCGGCCGAATCGAACGAGGGGCCGCTCTTTCTCATCGGCTGCCGCTTCCTCGGCCGAGTGATGGCGTAG
- a CDS encoding type III polyketide synthase — translation MKSSPFAGTQILGIGTAHPPYTMSQVEAAELAEKVCCPDPENRTALKVLYRRAGVKNRHTVVPHTRALDWSNTPTQVKDAPNLGPTTAERMAMYAGGVNELAVSAGQRALEAAQVAPEAITHVITVTCTGFTAPGFDIALIDQLGLKRTTERVQVGFMGCHGSINGLRVAQGLVAAHPAARVLLCSVELCSLHYSFVWDPSRCVGNAIFADGAAAMVLGAAPQSDAPWRVKGCGSCLVPESTDAMNWQIGDHGFEMVLSPKIPDLIGQHLRPWMSAWLDSHGFGLDDIGSWAVHPGGPRILTAVEESLALNAEATGTSREVLSEFGNMSSATVLFILDRLRQRNAPRPCVALGFGPGLMAEAALFV, via the coding sequence ATGAAATCGTCCCCCTTTGCTGGCACTCAGATCCTGGGCATCGGCACCGCGCACCCGCCGTACACGATGAGCCAGGTCGAAGCTGCCGAGTTGGCCGAAAAGGTCTGCTGTCCTGATCCCGAGAATCGCACCGCGCTCAAAGTCTTGTATCGCCGCGCCGGCGTGAAGAACCGCCACACGGTGGTCCCCCACACGCGGGCGCTCGACTGGTCGAACACGCCGACCCAGGTGAAAGACGCCCCGAATCTGGGGCCGACCACGGCCGAGCGGATGGCCATGTACGCCGGCGGCGTGAACGAACTGGCGGTCTCGGCCGGCCAGCGCGCTCTCGAAGCCGCCCAGGTTGCCCCCGAGGCGATCACCCACGTCATCACCGTGACCTGCACCGGTTTCACCGCGCCGGGTTTTGACATTGCCCTGATCGATCAACTGGGTCTGAAGCGAACTACCGAACGCGTGCAAGTCGGGTTCATGGGTTGCCACGGCTCGATCAACGGGCTGCGCGTGGCGCAAGGACTTGTGGCGGCCCACCCGGCGGCCCGCGTGCTGCTCTGCTCGGTCGAGTTGTGCAGCTTGCACTACAGCTTTGTCTGGGATCCATCGCGCTGCGTCGGCAACGCCATTTTTGCCGACGGCGCCGCCGCGATGGTGCTGGGCGCCGCGCCGCAGAGCGACGCCCCCTGGCGCGTGAAAGGGTGCGGTTCGTGCCTGGTCCCGGAATCGACCGACGCGATGAATTGGCAGATCGGCGACCACGGCTTTGAAATGGTCTTGTCGCCGAAAATCCCCGACCTGATCGGCCAGCATTTGCGCCCCTGGATGAGCGCCTGGCTCGACAGCCACGGGTTTGGGCTCGACGACATCGGTTCGTGGGCGGTTCACCCGGGCGGGCCGCGCATCTTAACCGCGGTCGAAGAGAGTCTGGCGTTGAATGCCGAGGCGACCGGCACGTCGCGCGAGGTGTTGAGCGAGTTCGGCAACATGTCGTCGGCGACCGTGCTGTTCATTCTGGATCGCTTGCGCCAGCGGAACGCCCCGCGCCCGTGCGTGGCGCTGGGCTTCGGCCCCGGCCTGATGGCCGAAGCGGCGTTGTTTGTGTAG